Proteins encoded together in one Citromicrobium bathyomarinum window:
- a CDS encoding GIY-YIG nuclease family protein: MKGDARKAAIAAYKDRTIATGVYALRFAGEDRVWVGGAKDLSGIENRQRFTMRTGGHPRRELQTAWKEHGEAAFSFEILETLDLPDDVTDFIRASRLDDRVTHWREALSATPV; the protein is encoded by the coding sequence ATGAAGGGCGATGCCCGCAAGGCCGCGATCGCGGCATACAAGGACCGCACGATCGCAACCGGAGTCTACGCGCTGCGCTTTGCAGGGGAGGACCGCGTCTGGGTCGGCGGCGCGAAGGATCTTTCGGGGATCGAAAACCGCCAGCGCTTCACCATGCGCACCGGCGGCCACCCGCGCCGCGAGCTTCAGACTGCATGGAAGGAGCACGGCGAGGCGGCTTTCAGCTTCGAGATCCTCGAAACGCTCGACCTGCCCGATGACGTGACCGATTTCATCCGCGCCTCCCGCCTCGACGATCGCGTCACGCACTGGCGCGAAGCACTGTCGGCCACTCCGGTCTAA
- a CDS encoding DUF2239 family protein, with product MTDFADIAATAFAGHSLLASGPLDLVALAVRKAEREGADGPLLVFDDASGRVIDLDLRGSEADMLARLADRGAAKPGPAQAQEKPRGRGRPKLGVVGREVTLLPRHWDWLEQQPASASQVIRRLIDAARREEGGAAVAAPPADSVHPVHPTRPVPRRVRAERTYRVMTDLAGDQPGYEEALRALFVGDDAALAANIADWPGDVAAYVHRLAGLDEADG from the coding sequence ATGACCGATTTTGCCGACATCGCCGCGACTGCCTTTGCGGGCCACAGCCTGCTCGCCTCCGGCCCGCTCGACCTGGTGGCGCTTGCGGTGCGCAAGGCGGAACGGGAGGGGGCCGACGGCCCGCTGCTGGTGTTCGACGATGCCAGCGGCAGGGTGATCGATCTGGATCTGCGGGGCAGCGAGGCGGACATGCTGGCCCGGCTTGCGGATCGCGGAGCGGCGAAGCCCGGCCCGGCGCAAGCCCAGGAAAAACCGCGCGGGCGCGGGCGGCCCAAGCTCGGCGTGGTCGGGCGCGAGGTGACCTTGCTGCCGCGCCACTGGGACTGGCTGGAGCAGCAGCCCGCCAGTGCGTCCCAGGTGATCCGCCGGTTGATCGACGCCGCGCGGCGGGAGGAGGGCGGTGCTGCTGTCGCCGCTCCCCCCGCTGACTCTGTTCACCCTGTTCACCCCACGCGACCCGTGCCGCGCAGGGTCCGTGCCGAACGCACATATCGGGTGATGACGGACCTGGCGGGCGACCAGCCCGGCTACGAGGAGGCGCTGCGCGCGCTGTTCGTTGGCGATGACGCCGCCCTCGCCGCAAACATCGCCGACTGGCCTGGCGATGTGGCCGCCTATGTGCATCGGCTTGCGGGACTGGATGAGGCAGACGGATAG